A window of Rhizobium sp. CIAT894 contains these coding sequences:
- a CDS encoding Crp/Fnr family transcriptional regulator, whose product MLSRHPILLRSDLFHGLDKARIEELADTAQFQIFAPDERIIAEGQQASFVYCVMRGFVRLSKSESAGRQADICICEPGETFGEYLLSGGGSYTYSAWSADGAEVALFDLVELRALADRDPVMRRNVMRIMARHLLGAMDCIAGDRLHTAAQRVANYLVSRCPASASQATLRLPYRKRILAGKLGVAPEALSRAFAALGPAGVEVRGRVVVVDSVDLLRKAC is encoded by the coding sequence TTTGCGATCTGACCTGTTTCACGGCCTGGACAAAGCAAGGATAGAAGAACTGGCCGACACGGCTCAGTTCCAGATCTTCGCACCGGACGAGCGGATTATCGCCGAGGGCCAGCAGGCGTCGTTCGTCTATTGCGTGATGCGCGGCTTCGTGCGACTTTCGAAGTCGGAATCCGCGGGGCGCCAGGCAGATATCTGCATCTGCGAACCGGGCGAGACGTTCGGTGAATATCTCCTGTCGGGAGGCGGCTCCTACACCTACAGCGCATGGTCCGCCGACGGCGCAGAGGTCGCGTTGTTCGACCTTGTGGAGTTGCGGGCGCTTGCCGACCGGGACCCCGTCATGCGTCGCAACGTCATGCGCATCATGGCCCGGCATCTGCTCGGTGCCATGGATTGCATAGCGGGAGACCGGCTGCACACGGCTGCACAGCGTGTTGCGAATTACCTCGTCAGCCGCTGCCCGGCCTCAGCATCGCAGGCCACCTTGCGCCTGCCTTACCGGAAGAGAATTCTGGCCGGCAAACTCGGGGTTGCGCCCGAAGCCCTTTCGCGGGCTTTCGCTGCCCTCGGTCCTGCAGGGGTCGAAGTCAGAGGCAGGGTCGTCGTGGTCGACAGCGTCGATCTGCTGCGGAAGGCGTGCTGA